Within the Gemmatimonadota bacterium genome, the region TGCACTACTGCGCACAGCAAGCCAGTCGACGACGAGGTACCCGCCAACGCGCTTGCGCTGGAAGTCGAGAACCGTAACTGGTCCGACGTGGTCATCTACGTGTTGCACGACGGATCACGAACGCGGTTTGCCCAAGTGACGGCGGCCAAGTCGGCGACATTTGCCATCCCGGTCCGACTGGTTAGCGCGGGCGGAACGATACAGCTCCTGGTGCACCGCATTGGCGGCCATGATGATTCGATGGCACCAATTGGAGGACCGGCTTATGCCGGCGAGCGCGACGATTATCTGAGTCCCGTTGTTTCCGTGCGAACGGGTTACACCGTCGCGTTGACATTGGAAGACAACCTGCAACGCTCGACCGTCGGCATCTGGTAGCAACGCGCAGCAAACATCGCTGGCTGCTCGCTGCTATTTGGGCGGTTTGATCGGCCCGGTGGTCGACCCGCCTTGCGCGGATCCCGCGACCGTACCTGCCAGCACTGCGCCGGCAACCAGGGCACCGCCCAGGAGAACGCTGCGCGCGACCGACGTCGTGTGACGTTCGGCGGTCGCTACGCTCGTACGTGGAATCGACACCGGCTCACCGCTCCATGTTTCGTCGGAACCGCTGAGGCGCGTGAGCTCGGTGATGCGCATGACGATTGTCGAATCGGTGACGGAGTCGATGTGACCCTCCAGTTCCGACGCGCCAACACCAAGCGCCCTGGCGAGATTCACGGTTCCATCGTTCGTCAGCGTGAGCCGGACATCGTCCTTCGACAGCTGAGACGAGAGTGATATCGGTGTGTAAACCTGACAACCGACAGACAGCAGAGCGACTGCGGGGGCAACGGCGCGCCGTAAACGAAAAGAATGCATGAGTCGACCGGAATGGGTGATATGGCATGGGGCCGAACTGATTCAGCCCGATCCATACGGGATCGGGCTGAATCAGTGCTACCCTTCAACTGCGGAAACGCGCCATCAGGCTCCGGCCTTGCATGCGGCGCCCGTTCCATCGGACGTCGCGTTGACCGGATCGTTCGGCGGCCGGAGATTGTTTATACCAACGCCCGGCGCGGGGACGTTCGTGTTGGTGTTTTCTTCCCCGGAATCATAGAACATGCGGCCCGGAATCACGAGCCCTGCTTGCGGCGGCGCAATGTTGGGCGTGCAGGTCCGCTTGTAGTCGTTCCATGCTTCCTCGCCGAGCTGGAAGTCGACTATGTACTTCTCGGTGAGTATTTCGTTGAGAAGCGCCTGTCCCGAGACACTTTCGGCAGACAACCCGTGGTTCGCGCGCTCCTCGTTGAGCTTGGCGAGCGCGGTTCCCGCGTCTCCGGTGCGATACGCAGCTTCAGCCCATATGAGGGTGTTCTCATCATATGTAACGAACGGCTGCTGGAAATCCGGCGCGTTCCGCGTGGCGCTCAGCCAATTGACCGCACCCGTCGAGGTGTGGCTGAAATACTCCGCATCACGCGGATCGTTTCGCGCCTTGAGGAGTGAATCGAGGAAGACGCCACCCCCAAGATCTCCACCGCGGCCTGCCGGGCCGTGAAACTGGTAGTAGAAGTTGGACTCGGTCGGCAGGTTGCCCTGCGTGAACGCGCCAAAGTAGTTCCCGGCGTCGCTCGTGATGCCCAGCTTCGCTTCGTTGAGCGCGGACTGGTACGCCGCCGTGCCACGAACCTCGGCGGTGTGCATGAAGAAGCGCGCCTTGAGCGTGTGCGCCATCGTCGTCCATTGCGTGGCGTCGCCCCCGTAAACCAGATCAGCCGCGCCTGGACCGATGTTGGTCGGCCCCGTTGCTCCGAGATCGGTGATGGCGGCTGAAAGAACCGTCTGGACCGAATCGTACACCGACATCTGATCATCCAGCGTCGGGTTCGGAGTTCCAGAAAGCGCTTGCTTGTAGACCAGGTCGCCAAAGAGGTCGGCGCCGGTGCCCATCAATGCTCCTTCCACGACACGTGCGATTCCCAGATACACAGAATCGTGGGCGGCCGCAACGGCTTTCTGCAGCTTCACGATGTCTACGAGTCCGCCGCCGGTATACAGCGCGGCGTTCGTACCATTTGTGGTCGTGGCGTCCTGACTGTATGTGGCGCCGAGCGCGCCGTACTGGTTGGCAAGCCCGGTGAACTGTTGCGCGTAGACGCCTGTTACGCGCGCCGGATCGCTGCCCCAGTAGGCCCACAGGGTTTCCTGATTACCGACGAACAGCTGATCATTCGATGCGACCGTGGGGCGATTGGGATCGTTGCTCAGCTCCCCGCCCGTCAGAAAGTCGCCCTGGCATGCAGTCGCGCCGAGCGCAGCGCCCAGCATCGCGATCGCGGCCAGTTTGTTTTTTATTGACACTGATATCTCCTTGGTCGCGTTAGCGGTTGAGGCTGATCGAGACTACGAACG harbors:
- a CDS encoding SusD/RagB family nutrient-binding outer membrane lipoprotein, with the translated sequence MSIKNKLAAIAMLGAALGATACQGDFLTGGELSNDPNRPTVASNDQLFVGNQETLWAYWGSDPARVTGVYAQQFTGLANQYGALGATYSQDATTTNGTNAALYTGGGLVDIVKLQKAVAAAHDSVYLGIARVVEGALMGTGADLFGDLVYKQALSGTPNPTLDDQMSVYDSVQTVLSAAITDLGATGPTNIGPGAADLVYGGDATQWTTMAHTLKARFFMHTAEVRGTAAYQSALNEAKLGITSDAGNYFGAFTQGNLPTESNFYYQFHGPAGRGGDLGGGVFLDSLLKARNDPRDAEYFSHTSTGAVNWLSATRNAPDFQQPFVTYDENTLIWAEAAYRTGDAGTALAKLNEERANHGLSAESVSGQALLNEILTEKYIVDFQLGEEAWNDYKRTCTPNIAPPQAGLVIPGRMFYDSGEENTNTNVPAPGVGINNLRPPNDPVNATSDGTGAACKAGA